A stretch of Lathyrus oleraceus cultivar Zhongwan6 chromosome 6, CAAS_Psat_ZW6_1.0, whole genome shotgun sequence DNA encodes these proteins:
- the LOC127093655 gene encoding uncharacterized protein LOC127093655 codes for MTWVTLIKFKHDGFVEFQKFKVKAEKQSGQKLKVLRTDGGGEYNSTEFRKFCEENGIEHEVIVPYTPQYDGLTERRNWTFLNMTRSMLKEKKLSHTLCSTKKLKEIVPFENWAGDKQSVSHFMVFGFVCYKHVPGATRKKWDDRSKVMLLIGYHNTVLTSELTSQEISDSEGDSASEDQSESDGNSESKDESESDINFEVVKDPEGEYDDDLYSDDTPESSDNPTSDNGHAFEGGPFKGGASEGMKILYSEKGIILHQLKYELELLKRFKLKNYKTAITPAETNHKVDSDIEGDNVDVRIFKQLADSLRYLCNIKPDICYTVEIDLKIKVKKPVKLMIDNKSAISLTKNSVLHERNNYINTKFHFLRNRVQN; via the exons ATGACATGGGTAACACTCATCAAGTTTAAGCATGATGGATTTGTCGAGTTTCAGAAGTTCAAGGTGAAAGCTGAAAAACAAAGTGGCCAGAAGCTGAAAGTTctcagaactgatggtggaggCGAGTATAACTCTACAGAGTTCAGAAAGTTCTGTGAGGAaaatggaattgagcatgaggtgaTTGTTCCATACACTCCTCAATACGATGGTCTTACTGAAAGAAGAAACTGGACTTTTCTTAATATGACAAGGAGCATGTTGAAGGAGAAGAAGTTGTCTCACACCTT GTGTTCAACAaagaagttgaaggaaattgttccttttgagaATTGGGCTGGTGATAAGCAAAGTGTGAGTCATTTCATGGTATTTGGTTTTGtttgttacaaacatgttccAGGTGCTACTAGAAAGAAATGGGATGATAGAAGTAAAGTAATGTTACTGATTGGGTACCACAATACAG TGTTAACATCTGAGTTAACTTCTCAAGAGATTTCTGACTCAGAAGGAGATTCTGCCTCTGAAGATCAGTCAGAGTCAGATGGTAATTCTGAGTCTAAAGATGAGTCAGAGTCTGATATTAACTTTGAAGTTGTAAAAGACCCAGAAGGTGAATATGATGATGATTTATATTCTGATGATACTCCAGAATCTAGTGATAATCCAACCTCTGATAATGGTCATGCCTTTGAAGGTGGACCTTTTAAAGGTGGAGCTTCTGAAG GGATGAAGATTCTGTACTCTGAGAAGGGTATCATTTTGCACCagctgaagtatgaacttgaaCTTCTGAAGAGATTCAAACTGAAAAATTATAAGACTGCAATCACACCTGCTGAAACGAATCACAAGGTGGATTCTGATATTGAGGGTGATAATGTAGATGTTAGAATTTTTAAACAGTTGGCTGACTCATTGAGATATCTTTGTAATATCAAACCTGACATCTGTTATACAGTTGAAATA GATCTAAAGATCAAAGTGAAAAAGCCCgtgaagctgatgattgacaacaaatcaGCCATAAGCCTTACCAAGAATTCAGTGCTGCATGAAAGAAACAATTATATTAACACGAAGTTTCATTTTCTGAGGAATCGAGTTCAGAATTGA